A genomic segment from Nitrospira sp. encodes:
- a CDS encoding Amidophosphoribosyltransferase, with translation MTKELPLISPDKFHDECAVFGIYGHKEAANLAYLGLYALQHRGQEASGIVSNDGEHFYIEKGQGLVADIFSQQALARLPGTMAIGHNRYSTAGGAGLKNVQPLSVNFAFGNLAVAHNGNLINATMLRSELEAYGAIFQSTSDTEVIIHLIAHSRADTLLDRVIDSLSQVRGAFSVVLMTDQGIVAARDPHGFRPLCLGRFRDAWIVASESCAFDLLDAEYVREIEPGELVVLDHEGVRSYKPFAPTKPAMCVFEYVYFARPDSRIFGGSAVYAIRKAFGRQLAQESWVPADIVIPVPDSGVPAALGYAEGSGVPFETGLIRNHYVGRTFIEPEQSIRHFGVKVKLNAVPEVLEGKRVVVVDDSLVRGTTSRKIVKMLRHAGAKEVHMRISSPPIQSPCFYGIDTPTKKELIASSHTTEEIRKYITADSLAYLSLEGMLKASPGSPGQYCNACFTEQYPISFTRAEELQLGLFESSR, from the coding sequence ATGACCAAAGAATTGCCGCTGATTTCTCCCGACAAATTTCACGACGAGTGCGCCGTCTTCGGCATCTACGGCCATAAGGAAGCGGCCAACCTCGCCTATCTCGGCCTCTACGCGCTGCAACATCGTGGACAGGAAGCCTCAGGAATTGTCTCGAACGACGGCGAACACTTTTACATCGAAAAAGGCCAGGGCCTCGTCGCCGATATCTTTTCCCAACAAGCCTTGGCGCGGCTCCCTGGAACGATGGCCATCGGCCACAATCGCTACTCGACGGCGGGAGGCGCAGGGCTCAAGAATGTGCAACCCCTGAGCGTCAACTTCGCTTTCGGCAACCTGGCCGTGGCGCACAACGGCAACCTCATCAATGCGACGATGCTTCGCAGCGAGCTGGAAGCTTACGGTGCCATTTTCCAATCGACTTCCGATACCGAAGTCATCATCCACCTCATCGCCCATTCGCGGGCCGATACGCTGCTCGACCGCGTGATCGATTCGCTGAGCCAGGTCCGTGGTGCGTTTTCGGTGGTGCTGATGACCGACCAAGGCATTGTCGCGGCGCGCGATCCGCATGGATTCCGCCCGCTTTGTTTGGGACGTTTTCGCGATGCCTGGATCGTGGCGTCCGAGAGTTGCGCATTCGATTTGTTGGACGCCGAATATGTGCGGGAGATCGAGCCGGGTGAGTTGGTCGTGCTGGATCACGAGGGCGTCAGGAGCTATAAGCCGTTCGCACCGACCAAACCGGCCATGTGTGTCTTCGAGTACGTCTATTTCGCTCGCCCGGACAGTCGCATTTTCGGAGGCAGCGCCGTGTATGCCATCCGGAAAGCGTTCGGACGTCAACTGGCTCAAGAATCTTGGGTGCCGGCGGATATCGTCATCCCGGTGCCGGATTCCGGGGTGCCGGCGGCCTTGGGTTATGCCGAAGGATCAGGGGTTCCCTTCGAAACCGGACTCATTCGGAACCACTACGTCGGGCGCACGTTCATCGAACCGGAACAATCGATTCGCCACTTCGGCGTGAAGGTGAAGCTCAACGCCGTTCCAGAAGTCCTCGAGGGCAAACGCGTCGTCGTCGTGGACGACTCGTTGGTTCGGGGGACGACGAGTCGAAAGATCGTCAAGATGTTGCGCCATGCAGGAGCCAAGGAAGTGCACATGCGGATCAGTTCTCCTCCGATTCAGTCGCCTTGCTTTTACGGGATCGATACGCCGACCAAGAAAGAGTTGATCGCCTCCAGCCATACCACGGAAGAAATCCGCAAATACATCACCGCCGATAGCCTGGCTTACTTGAGCCTGGAAGGGATGTTGAAAGCTTCTCCCGGCAGCCCGGGGCAGTATTGCAATGCCTGCTTCACCGAGCAGTACCCCATCTCCTTTACCCGCGCGGAAGAACTCCAATTGGGCCTGTTCGAATCCTCACGCTGA